One genomic region from Cataglyphis hispanica isolate Lineage 1 chromosome 11, ULB_Chis1_1.0, whole genome shotgun sequence encodes:
- the LOC126852989 gene encoding uncharacterized protein LOC126852989 isoform X1, translating to MLKMFYPFEILTSPRADLAVCWFAATMSEKLFKKRYKQVTINKIDIAKICGEILRIICNGNDKNTKQRYSLYLSSHLMYGVTELQLYQTEYFEKEVLEMQKKYDVTLQKEKEDIDAIENLDIHPFELSLMKESDLQLDANLHLLPDQNLDRGLHMRMENAICQDFFGTFTVEELDMMFEHDMILNLEKGLRIESEERECTEIINDVEIPEVKEIHQEKRSSQTIDSPVIVDISKTKAKSKKLSLTPQKRVPQDQPQVETPTKRRRLSFKDTVASPFIEDVTVEKISAAISPQQVESQLQPLHSEFFVIKKSKKMIDKKISLKDKSFRQRRQNVNYNCKPSDIVQIRRVTPAKVILKQPSHWDHKQWAANLYDLFKKHTITRSFRSSTDENIVPIELMQTEEPLRAGETTSRLNLPTELSTLGRDATGITADGSALGSIANIVPMMNLYPNDQDFAHEALAIPLPEMIISETGIKDITELRQITDINEADEIEDIISLMERQHLKKNDDIVESPVCSIETSQAVSLTSHDILAMLEVLWCDQECIEFNALISDTYSPKDVTTAFSILLVLYAEQKIILMQKDCHDILWIRKYNSDFD from the exons ATGTTAAAg atgtTTTATCCATTTGAAATACTCACCTCTCCAAGAGCTGACCTAGCTGTTTGTTGGTTTGCTGCAACAATGagcgagaaattatttaagaagcGCTATAAACAAGTCACTATAAATAAGAtagatattgcaaaaatttg tgGAGAGATTTTGCGAATAATATGTAatggaaatgataaaaatacaaagcaGAGATACAGCTTGTATCTATCATCGCATTTAATGTATGGTGTAACAGAACTTCAGTTATATCAGACTGAGTATTTTGAAA AGGAAGTGCTTgaaatgcagaaaaaatatgatgttaCATTGcagaaggaaaaagaagatattgaTGCAATAGAGAATCTTGACATTCATCCATTTGAGTTATCTTTGATGAAAGAAAGTGATCTTCAATTGGATGCAAATTTGCATCTGCTTCCAGATCAAAATCTAGATCGTGGATTACACATGAGA ATGGAGAATGCAATATGTCAAGATTTTTTTGGGACTTTTACTGTCGAAGAGTTGGACATGATGTTTGAGCATGATATGATACT TAATCTGGAGAAAGGATTGCGGATCGagagcgaagagagagagtgcaCAGAGATAATCAATGATGTAGAGATTCCAGAAG tgaAAGAAATTCATCAAGAAAAACGCTCTTCTCAAACAATTGACAGTCCAGTAATTGTAGATATATCTAAAACAAAAGCTAAatccaaaaaattatctttgacTCCGCAAAAACGGGTGCCGCAGGATCAGCCACAAGTGGAAACACCTACAAAAAGGAGACGG cTATCTTTCAAGGACACAGTGGCTTCGCCTTTTATAGAAGATGTAACAGTTGAAAAGATAAGCGCGGCAATATCTCCACAGCAAGTAGAATCACAATTGCAACCCTTACATTCAGAattctttgtaattaaaaaatcgaaaaagatGATTGATAAGAAAATCAGTTTGAAAGATAAGTCGTTTCGACAGCGACGTCAGAATgtgaattataattgcaaa CCATCCGATATAGTGCAAATACGTCGCGTAACACCAGCGAAAGTCATTTTAAAGCAACCTTCGCATTGGGATCATAAGCAATGGGCAGCCAATTTATATGATCTTTTTAAGAAACATACTATAACTAGATCATTCAGATCGAGTACAGACGAAAATATTGTGCCTATTGAACTGATGCAaa ccGAAGAACCATTGCGTGCAGGAGAGACAACAAGCAGGCTGAATCTTCCTACAGAATTAAGCACACTTGGACGGGACGCTACTGGGATTACAGCTGATGGTTCTGCTTTGGGCAGCATCGCGAACATTGTCCCAATGATGAATCTTTATCCCAATGACCAAGATTTTGCTCATGAAGCTTTAGCGATACCACTACCAGAAATGATCATTTCAGAAACAGGCATAAAAGA TATCACTGAGCTCAGGCAAATAACGGATATAAACGAGGCTGACGAAATAGAAGATATAATCAGTTTAATGGAGAGacaacatttgaaaaaaaatgatgacatTGTGGAATCTCCTGTTTG CTCAATTGAAACATCGCAAGCTGTGTCTTTAACAAGTCATGACATTTTGGCTATGTTAGAGGTTTTATGGTGCGATCAGGAATGTATTGAGTTTAATGCCCTCATATCCGACACATATTCGCCTAAAGATGTAACTACAGCTTTCTCCATTCTACTTG tgTTATATGCTgaacaaaagataattttgatgCAGAAAGACTGCCATGACATTCTATGGATTCGAAAATACAACAGTGACTTTGATTAA
- the LOC126852997 gene encoding PHAF1 protein CG7083, which produces MLELEVVPERSLGCEQWEFILGMHFSQSVSIIQSQVGVIRGVQVLYSDTNPLDVDLVINLPHDGIRLIFDPVVQRLKIIEIYNMKLVKLKYCGLPFNSPEVLPSIEQIEHSFGATHPGVYDKDKQVFVLNFRGLSFYFPIDSKFQPGYAPGLGSLHFPNDTSPLVAKTAIYVGNMPAAGSEEHGSKTPPPPLPLVCYHNNLYLEKADIIRDKTRTRGLRLLLFTEGSCGTRALLEPKKRCLTKEVLFGDTCEDVLSALGAPSRVFYKAEDKMRIHSPHAHKRDKIRRSDFFYNYFTLGLDILFNARTQCIKKFVLHTNYPGHYNFNMYHRCEFSLTLPPENNSVESGKLIDVSPSPVTITAYTKWDRVNEQLKASARPVVLNRASSTNTTNPFGCTFCYGIRDAIVEVMANQHIASVTLYRTA; this is translated from the exons ATGTTGGAGCTCGAAGTGGTGCCCGAGAGATCCCTCGGATGCGAGCAGTGGGAATTTATTTTAG gtATGCATTTTTCTCAGTCAGTATCAATAATACAATCTCAAGTTGGTGTTATAAGAGGAGTACAAGTTCTTTATAGTGATACT aatCCATTAGATGTAGATCTAGTAATAAATTTACCACACGATGGGATTCGGCTTATATTCGATCCTGTGGTACAAAGACTtaagataattgaaatttataatatgaagttagtgaaattaaaatattgcggCTTGCCATTCAATTCGCCTGAGGTATTGCCTTCGATCGAGCAGATCGAACATTCTTTCGGTGCAACTCATCCCGGTGTTTATGACAAAGATAAACag gTGTTTGTATTGAATTTTCGAGGATTATCATTTTACTTTCCGATTGATTCGAAATTTCAACCTGGTTATGCCCCAGGATTAGGTTCGTTACACTTTCCTAATGACACTTCTCCTCTAGTCGCGAAAACAGCGATTTACGTTGGGAATATGCCAGCCGCTGGTAGCGAAGAACATGGCTCGAAAACACCACCACCACCTTTGCCACTT gTTTGTTACCATAATAACTTGTACTTGGAGAAAGCTGATATTATTAGAGATAAAACACGAACTCGAGGGCTCAGATTACTTCTTTTCACAGAAGGTAGCTGCGGGACAAGAGCATTATTGGAGCCGAAAAAACGGTGTCTGACCAAAgag GTATTATTTGGCGACACCTGTGAGGATGTCTTAAGCGCACTTGGTGCCCCATCTAGGGTATTCTACAAAGCTGAGGATAAAATGCGTATTCATAGTCCACATGCGCACAAACGAGACAAGATAAGACGATCagattttttctacaattatttCACATTAGGTTTG GATATATTGTTCAATGCGAGAActcaatgtataaaaaagtttgtGCTTCACACGAATTATCCGggacattataattttaatatgtatcacCGTTGTGAGTTCTCTTTGACTCTGCCGCCTGAAAATAATTCCGTAGAATCAGGAAAGCTAATAGATGTTTCACCCTCACCGGTCAcg ATCACTGCCTACACAAAATGGGACAGAGTGAACGAACAATTGAAGGCAAGCGCGCGTCCCGTAGTGTTGAATCGTGCATCTTCGACAAACACAACCAATCCCTTTGGCTGTACATTTTGTTACGGTATACGAGACGCGATTGTTGAAGTTATGGCAAATCAACATATTGCAAGTGTAACTTTATACAGAACAGCATGA
- the LOC126853007 gene encoding S-adenosylmethionine mitochondrial carrier protein-like, translated as MTKSERKTEGTGVRNVFVTSLIAGGAAGTFVDITLFPLDTLKTRLQSVQGFLKAGGFTGLYRGIYPVIVGSAPTAALFFLTYEEIKAIMQPKISTKYCTVLHMGAATLGEMVACLIRVPVEVKKQRKQALIHDKESLGLKLLYRGYWSTVLRDTPFSIVQFPLWEYLKKLYSLHIKRKIYPVESAICGAISGSISATVTTPLDVAKTRIMLANRTMLSSQLTILNVLHETYIENGFRGLFAGLGPRITWITLGGFIFFGVYEKARVLTENIFNATIITT; from the exons ATGACgaaaagcgagagaaaaacGGAAGGAACCGGCGTGCGAAATGTTTTTGTTACTTCACTTatt GCAGGAGGTGCCGCGGGAACATTTGTGGATATTACATTATTCCCGCTAGATACATTGAAAACTCGATTGCAGAGTGTGCAAGGATTTTTGAAGGCTGGAGGTTTCACAGGTCTTTACAGAGGAATTTATCCAGTCATAGTTGGTTCGGCACCAACAG ctgctttattctttttaacatATGAAGAAATTAAAGCCATAATGCAGCCAAAGATTTCCACAAAGTACTGTACAGTACTTCATATGGGAGCAGCAACATTAGGAGAAAtg GTAGCATGTTTAATACGAGTTCCTGTGGAGGTCaaaaaacagagaaaacaGGCACTGATACACGACAAGGAATCACTTGGTCTTAAATTATTGTACCGTGGGTATTGGAGTACAGTGTTACGAGATACGCCTTTTAGTATTGTACAGTTTCCATTATGGGAATATTTGAAGAAGCTCTACAGTTTGCAtatcaagagaaaaatatatccagTGGAAAGTGCAATCTGCGGTGCAATTTcag gAAGCATCTCTGCAACTGTTACGACTCCATTGGATGTTGCTAAAACGAGGATAATGCTCGCTAACAGAACAATGCTTTCATCACAACTGACAATCCTAAATGTACTTCATGaaacatatatagaaaatggTTTTCGTGG ACTATTTGCTGGTCTTGGACCAAGAATAACGTGGATCACATTGGGAGGTTTTATATTCTTTGGAGTTTATGAAAAAGCAAGAGTTctcacagaaaatattttcaatgctACAATAATAACTacgtga
- the LOC126852989 gene encoding uncharacterized protein LOC126852989 isoform X2, whose protein sequence is MYGVTELQLYQTEYFEKEVLEMQKKYDVTLQKEKEDIDAIENLDIHPFELSLMKESDLQLDANLHLLPDQNLDRGLHMRMENAICQDFFGTFTVEELDMMFEHDMILNLEKGLRIESEERECTEIINDVEIPEVKEIHQEKRSSQTIDSPVIVDISKTKAKSKKLSLTPQKRVPQDQPQVETPTKRRRLSFKDTVASPFIEDVTVEKISAAISPQQVESQLQPLHSEFFVIKKSKKMIDKKISLKDKSFRQRRQNVNYNCKPSDIVQIRRVTPAKVILKQPSHWDHKQWAANLYDLFKKHTITRSFRSSTDENIVPIELMQTEEPLRAGETTSRLNLPTELSTLGRDATGITADGSALGSIANIVPMMNLYPNDQDFAHEALAIPLPEMIISETGIKDITELRQITDINEADEIEDIISLMERQHLKKNDDIVESPVCSIETSQAVSLTSHDILAMLEVLWCDQECIEFNALISDTYSPKDVTTAFSILLVLYAEQKIILMQKDCHDILWIRKYNSDFD, encoded by the exons ATGTATGGTGTAACAGAACTTCAGTTATATCAGACTGAGTATTTTGAAA AGGAAGTGCTTgaaatgcagaaaaaatatgatgttaCATTGcagaaggaaaaagaagatattgaTGCAATAGAGAATCTTGACATTCATCCATTTGAGTTATCTTTGATGAAAGAAAGTGATCTTCAATTGGATGCAAATTTGCATCTGCTTCCAGATCAAAATCTAGATCGTGGATTACACATGAGA ATGGAGAATGCAATATGTCAAGATTTTTTTGGGACTTTTACTGTCGAAGAGTTGGACATGATGTTTGAGCATGATATGATACT TAATCTGGAGAAAGGATTGCGGATCGagagcgaagagagagagtgcaCAGAGATAATCAATGATGTAGAGATTCCAGAAG tgaAAGAAATTCATCAAGAAAAACGCTCTTCTCAAACAATTGACAGTCCAGTAATTGTAGATATATCTAAAACAAAAGCTAAatccaaaaaattatctttgacTCCGCAAAAACGGGTGCCGCAGGATCAGCCACAAGTGGAAACACCTACAAAAAGGAGACGG cTATCTTTCAAGGACACAGTGGCTTCGCCTTTTATAGAAGATGTAACAGTTGAAAAGATAAGCGCGGCAATATCTCCACAGCAAGTAGAATCACAATTGCAACCCTTACATTCAGAattctttgtaattaaaaaatcgaaaaagatGATTGATAAGAAAATCAGTTTGAAAGATAAGTCGTTTCGACAGCGACGTCAGAATgtgaattataattgcaaa CCATCCGATATAGTGCAAATACGTCGCGTAACACCAGCGAAAGTCATTTTAAAGCAACCTTCGCATTGGGATCATAAGCAATGGGCAGCCAATTTATATGATCTTTTTAAGAAACATACTATAACTAGATCATTCAGATCGAGTACAGACGAAAATATTGTGCCTATTGAACTGATGCAaa ccGAAGAACCATTGCGTGCAGGAGAGACAACAAGCAGGCTGAATCTTCCTACAGAATTAAGCACACTTGGACGGGACGCTACTGGGATTACAGCTGATGGTTCTGCTTTGGGCAGCATCGCGAACATTGTCCCAATGATGAATCTTTATCCCAATGACCAAGATTTTGCTCATGAAGCTTTAGCGATACCACTACCAGAAATGATCATTTCAGAAACAGGCATAAAAGA TATCACTGAGCTCAGGCAAATAACGGATATAAACGAGGCTGACGAAATAGAAGATATAATCAGTTTAATGGAGAGacaacatttgaaaaaaaatgatgacatTGTGGAATCTCCTGTTTG CTCAATTGAAACATCGCAAGCTGTGTCTTTAACAAGTCATGACATTTTGGCTATGTTAGAGGTTTTATGGTGCGATCAGGAATGTATTGAGTTTAATGCCCTCATATCCGACACATATTCGCCTAAAGATGTAACTACAGCTTTCTCCATTCTACTTG tgTTATATGCTgaacaaaagataattttgatgCAGAAAGACTGCCATGACATTCTATGGATTCGAAAATACAACAGTGACTTTGATTAA